In one window of Oryza sativa Japonica Group chromosome 9, ASM3414082v1 DNA:
- the LOC4346496 gene encoding GDSL esterase/lipase At2g42990: MSSRRHGMKAVVVVVVIAHVLLCHVAGGGGGVPAVIVFGDSTADTGNNNFIQTMARGNYPPYGRDFAGGVATGRFSNGRLAADFVSEALGLPPAVPPYLDPSHSIHQLASGVSFASAGTGLDNITAQILSAMTLSQQIDHFRQYKEKLRWAKGEAAAHHIISQALYILSVGTSDFLHNYLVFPIRGNRFTLPRYEAYLAGAAAGAVRAVHGLGGRRVKLAGLPPLGCLPVERTINPDRPGDCNEMYNMVALSFNARLKRLIGRLNWELPGAQVEYVDQYSILSAIIAKPWEYGFGNSMQGCCGTGFVETGILCALDDALACDDADKYVFFDAVHPSERAYKIIADAFINTTSPVFH; encoded by the exons ATGTCGTCGCGACGACATGGCATGAaagccgtggtggtggtggtggtgatcgcGCACGTCCTGCTATGCCatgttgccggcggcggcgggggcgtccCGGCGGTGATCGTGTTCGGCGACTCCACGGCGGACACGGGCAACAACAACTTCATCCAGACCATGGCGAGGGGCAACTACCCGCCGTACGGGCGGgacttcgccggcggcgtggccaCCGGCCGGTTCTCCAAcggccggctcgccgccgactTCGTCTCCGAGGCGCTGGGGCTGCCGCCCGCCGTGCCGCCGTACCTTGACCCCAGCCACAGCATCCACCAGCTCGCGTCGGGCGTCAGCTTCGCCTCCGCCGGAACGGGCCTAGACAACATCACTGCACAAATCCTA TCAGCAATGACCCTGAGTCAGCAGATAGACCACTTCAGGCAGTACAAGGAGAAGCTGAGGTGGGCCAAAGGCGAGGCAGCGGCACACCACATCATAAGCCAGGCGCTCTACATTTTGAGCGTCGGCACCAGCGACTTCCTGCACAACTACCTCGTCTTCCCCATCAGGGGCAACCGCTTCACCCTGCCGCGCTACGAGGcctacctcgccggcgccgccgccggggcggtGCGCGCCGTGCACGGGCTCGGCGGCCGCCGGGTGAAGCTCGCCGGGCTGCCACCGCTGGGGTGCCTGCCGGTGGAGAGGACGATCAACCCGGACAGGCCTGGGGATTGCAACGAGATGTACAACATGGTGGCTCTGAGCTTCAACGCAAGGCTCAAGAGGCTTATTGGGAGGCTCAACTGGGAGCTGCCAGGGGCACAAGTAGAGTATGTTGATCAGTACAGCATCCTCTCTGCCATCATTGCCAAGCCATGGGAATATG GTTTTGGGAACTCAATGCAAGGATGTTGTGGCACGGGATTTGTGGAGACAGGAATTCTATGTGCCTTGGACGATGCGTTGGCATGCGACGATGCTGATAAATATGTATTCTTTGATGCTGTCCATCCATCGGAAAGGGCGTACAAGATCATAGCCGATGCATTTATAAACACCACCTCACCTGTATTCCactga